The following nucleotide sequence is from Methylocella sp..
CGCCCTTGAGCCTTGATCAGCATTCCACAGCGACGCCGGCAAGCACGCTGCCGCGCCTCAAGGATTTCCGGCGGATCGTCATCAAAGTCGGATCATCCCTGCTCATCGATCGGGCGCAGGGCCGCGTCAAACGCGAATGGCTGGAGTCTTTGGCGCAGGATATAGCGGCGCTGCATGGCCCAGGCGCCGATCTTCTTGTGGTCTCCTCCGGCTCGATCGCGCTCGGACGCACGGTGCTCGACCTGCCCGACGGCGATCTGAAGCTCGAAGACAGCCAGGCTGCCGCCGCCGTCGGGCAGATCGCTCTGGCTCGAATCTGGGCCGAGGTTCTGGCTGACCGCGCCATCACCGCGGGGCAAATTCTCGTCACTTTCGGCGATACCGAGGAGCGCCGCCGCTATCTCAATGCGCGGGCGACGATCGGGCGCCTCCTTGACCTGCGCGCCGTCCCCGTCATCAACGAAAACGATACGGTGGCGACGTCCGAAATCCGTTACGGCGACAATGATCGCCTCGCCGCGCGCGTTGCGACTATGGCCAGCGCCGATCTTTTGATTCTACTGTCCGATGTTCCCGGCCTCTACACAGCGCCCCCGAACGAGAACCCGAACGCGGCGCTGATTCCGGTGGTCTCGCGCGTGACGGCGGAGATCGAGGCCATGGCCGGCGGCGCGGCCTCGCAACTCTCGCGCGGCGGCATGCGCACGAAGATTGAGGCCGCCAAAATCGCGACGACAGGCGGCGCCCATATGCTGATCACTGACGGACGGGTCGCCCATCCCGTGGCGCGGATCGACGCTGGGGCGCCCTGCACTTGGTTCCTCACCGGCTCCAGCCCCGTGACCGCTCGCAAAAAATGGATTGCCGGATCGCTCGAACCGCGCGGGGCGTTGCATATAGACGCGGGAGCCGAACGGGCGATCATCGCCGGCAAGAGCCTCCTTCCGGCCGGGG
It contains:
- the proB gene encoding glutamate 5-kinase produces the protein MSLDQHSTATPASTLPRLKDFRRIVIKVGSSLLIDRAQGRVKREWLESLAQDIAALHGPGADLLVVSSGSIALGRTVLDLPDGDLKLEDSQAAAAVGQIALARIWAEVLADRAITAGQILVTFGDTEERRRYLNARATIGRLLDLRAVPVINENDTVATSEIRYGDNDRLAARVATMASADLLILLSDVPGLYTAPPNENPNAALIPVVSRVTAEIEAMAGGAASQLSRGGMRTKIEAAKIATTGGAHMLITDGRVAHPVARIDAGAPCTWFLTGSSPVTARKKWIAGSLEPRGALHIDAGAERAIIAGKSLLPAGVTRVEGNFARGDCVLMRNPLGGEIGRGLVAYDASEAILIAGRNSQDIEAVLGEPGRAAIIHRDDMVVAGD